From Triticum aestivum cultivar Chinese Spring chromosome 7B, IWGSC CS RefSeq v2.1, whole genome shotgun sequence:
GTCGCGGCTCCTGTTAGCCCTTCAAAAAATATCGGCAAACTCATATTGGGGCAACGTTAAGCACGACACGCCATGCTTAATAGGTTTATCGGAACTTAGAAAGAAAGGGCTATACAAAAATCTAAGAGTAACTGTGATTGGCGACGACGTTCAGATTCCAAGTGCACTGCATTTGCTACCTGAATTTCTGCAAAGCTTCCAAAATTCCCATTCTTTAACAGATGCTGAATCCATCGTCAGTAAAACAGTGAAAAATGTGTGCCACATCAGCGAGCCACAATTTGGCCAAAATTGTTAGCCGCAACTGGAGCAAGATTCTGTACGAAACTACAAATGATGTCTTAGGCATATATACAGGGCACAGTGGTAAAAATCTGCTCCTCACAAAAGTAAAAATCCATAGTGATTAACCTTGAAAAGTTAACCCTGACTGACATTTCTCATATAACTGAATTTAAACATGTTCAACAAGGGTGTGGCAGATCGATCATGCCAAAAATGCGATGACGATTTGGATCTCCCTTGCATCTCATGATGGCCATTTTCATACTCCCATCCCATGATTGTACCCATCTGATGATGGCCATTTTCATACTCCCATCCCATGATTATACTCATCTGATGATGGCCATTTTCATACTGGCTATGGCCTGCTCTGTTGCACACTGACAAAATGAAGCAGCAAATCATCCACAAATTTGGGATTTCGATCCTGCCTGCGCTGCGCACCGGTCTGGAATCTACCTGTCATAGATTGACAAGGAAACTGAGAAATGTTAATCATTATTTTAACAAGGCACAAATTATTGGAGAGTAGCACCCGCATATCACTAGCTTCACCAGATGCGAAGGATATATATGCTTGAATTATACCTGAATACTGCTTTGTCAGCTAACTTCGGACAACCAACCAGGTAGACAGTTTTGCATGGGAAGTGTCAAGCCTAAGATGGTTGAGGAATAGCTTACATGATTTTTGCATAATCAGCAAATAAGTTGGTagaagctactccctctgttcacttttataagacctagaagacatttcagacaatgtgcaaaacagcctattttgagttgtctgaaatgacttacaaaagtgaacagaaGGAGTAATAAAGGTTACTAATAGATAAAAGTTGATAACTGCAGCTTAAGGTTCTTGGAGCCCATCAAACGTATACACAGTGGGTCAAGGCTCAAACATTCTGAACGCACAACCACAGTTTACATACTTATCGTGTGTGCCGATTCCTTCATCTTCCGAGCCAATGGATGCTCAAGTGTATAAATGGGTCTGCCAATTTATCCTGCCATCAAAACAGAGCACGATGATAGGTACGTTTACATCTAGATTCTAGGAATGGGAATTGAAACTATCTCTTACTTGCAGAGCAATGACTCATTGGAGTGTAAGCACTCTGCCAATGAACACTACCGTTTTCATCGAGTTGTTTCTAAAACAAGTGCGTGCAAACCGGATTTATTCTGATATGTCTTGATGGCTTGGGGGCATATCTCCTGAAACCTGCTGACACTCTCTTGGGGGATGGAAGCCTCCAAAACAGCGGCTGTGTTGCAGATACAGATCAGGTCCATTGTCACAAAGAAGAGTTCATCCCCTGAAAACGAGAGCATTTTCAGGGTAAAGAAGGTAAACAggcatcaagaactttcttgacattatTTATTTCCAGTAGAGTCAGGTGCAGCGTCGAGTTCCAAAATTTGTGACAGTAATGCACCTATTAAAGAAGAGAGATGCATGATCCGGTGAGAGAACTGAACACTAGGTGACCAGTAAAAGGGCAGTAATTTTAATTTTGACTGAGAAATAACATACGAATGCCAAGTTTCGGCAGGTCCGCACCATGTCATGTCCACATGATGGTTAGTTGGGTGCAGTACGGCTTATTTATATGTGCTTCTGCGTAGTAGGAGTACTGGTAGTAGTTCAGTTCAGTTCTGCACATGTAAGCACTGCTGGTCTACTGTATAGATTACTAGCTATTCATGCTATTTAATTCTGCACCTGCAGCACACCTGTATATAAAATGTAGGAAGGGCATCAAGTGAGTAATATAATCTGACTGACATCACACTAGTTTGACCATAATTTTTCTCAGCCCCAAGAAATATAAGTAAAGAAATACCATAAGGAAGCAACCAAGAAATTATCACAGAAATAAACAAAGAAGCAGCAGCATTGGATCCTTCATAAATCCTCCTTTCACAGCAATCACCGATTCTCAGGTCTACTATTTGctagctcttcttcttcttcttccttatggTATACATACCCAATCATGGAGAATGATGCATACTACTATTTGctagctcttcttcctcttctctaccTGATTCGGCTCTACAGAGCTTCCTTTGGCCCTCGCAGCCACGGTCTGCGGCTCCCTCCAGGCCCATGGCAGCTTCCCGTCATCGGCAGCCTCCACCATCTCTTTGGCGCCCTCCCGCACCGTGCCTTGCGAGACCTATCTCGGCGCCATGGCCCTCTGATGCTCCTCAAGTTCGGCGAGAATCCAGTGATCATTGCCTCCTCCGCGGAGGCTGCCAAGGAGATCATGAAGGTGCATGACAGCAACTTCTGCACAAGGCCAATGAGCTCATCCGTCAAGGTCATCAATGAGCTAGGCCGGGGGATCGCGTTTGCTCCCTATGGCGACCATTGGCGGCAGATGCGCAAGATTTGCTACCTCGAGCTTCTGAGCGCCAAGCGCATCAGTTCATTCCAGCCCATCCGTGAGGAGGAGGCTACCCGATTAATCAGGTCCATCTCATCTGCATCCCAGTCAGAACAGGTGGTGAACCTGAGCAAGATGCTGGCGATGTACGTGACGGACACGACGGTGCACGCTATCATGGGTGGGCGGTTCAAGGAGCACGACACCTTGCTCCGCTTCGTTGACGAGGCGGTGCGGTTGGTAGGCGGTTTCAGCTTACCTGATTTGTTCCCATCTTCGAGGCTGGCACTCGCTCTGAGCAGCACGCTGCGCAAGGCCGCGGTGTTTCCGGACTCTTTGATGGCGTTCATGGACCGCGTCATAGGAGAGCATCTGGAGAGGAAGTCCTCCGATGAACCGCACCAGGAAGATTTGATGGATGTTCTCTTGAGGATTcaaggagaagacaaccttcagtTTCCCCTCACGATGAGCAACATCAATGCAGTGACTTTCGTAAGTTGTTCTATTCTTCCTGCAGCTGCTGCTAGTACCAGCTTCTCAAATGAAAGAAAGCAGAGTGCTATTTTTCCATGGTTTTACTAACAGGAAAAAGAACAGGATCTCTTTGCAGGTGGGAGCGAGACAGCAACAACGACGCTGCAGTGGGCAATGGCCGAGCTGATGCGAAACCCGAGCGTGATGTCCAGGGCGCAAGCTGAGGTCAGGGCAGCCTTCATGGGACAAATGAAGGTATTTGAGGAGGGTCTCGGTGAGCTGAGTTACTTGCAGTGTGTCATCAAGGAGACCCTACGGTTGCACACTCCTGGGCCATTACTGATGCCAAGGGAGTGCCAAGAAAACTGCAAGATACTCGGCTATGACGTGCCCAAGGGGACTACGGTGCTGGTGAATGCTTGGGCTATCTCCAGGGACCCGGAATGCTGGGACGAACCGGAAGCATTCGTGCCGGAGAGATTTATGAGCAGTGTGAGAGATTACAAAGGCAACAACTTCGAGTTCATTCCGTTCGGCGCCGGTCGACGAATCTGCCCCGGGATGCTGTTTGGGATTGCGAATATTGAGCTAGCTCTCGCAAGCCTTCTGTTTTATTTTGACTGGAGTCTTCCCGATGGCATTCTTCCGAGCGAACTGGACATGACAGAAGCCTTCGGAGTAACGGCGCGAAAGAAGGTGGATCTGCTGCTGCGTCCAACTGCACATGTACAGCTTCCCCGCTGACTCATGGTCTTCTCCATTTGTTGGGTTCTTTGCTTTCTTTTTTGTTGCAGTAGCCGTGTGGTGATGTTGAGGAAGCAAAAAGTAAGAGGATCCATGCTCATGTTTATTTCTAATCAAAGTGTATATCCAAAACCAGATTTGGGCTCCATCCTATATGGAAGAAGCCGGCCCACAATAATTAATGTGCTTTAATTATATAAGCAGAAGCCAAATGTGCGAATACTCTGTTTTGCTTTTGAATTGTTACAGAGTTTCGTCTTAAAGAAAAGCATGTTTAATAAACCCTATCACAGAGGTAGCCTGATGTTGATGTTGGTATTGAAACTGAGATGCCATTAAGATATCCAACTGAAGTTGCGCACCCAGTTTGTAGGGAAGCAAAAATCCCTCTGAAGCATATAGATTAGGTGGACCGTTTTTCTGCAAGAAATGGTGACAAAGCACTTGGCTCTGATGTTCTTGAGTATTGTTGGAGAAGTGCAAAACAGCCCAGAAATACAGACAAGAAAGTGATACCGGAGGCCATGGCCACACAGAAAAGTTGAGTTCAGAGAAGACAGCTACCTTATCGAGTCTGTGTCACAATCCAGTGAACTAAACATCTAGAGTAATTGAATGTCAGAAGCAGCACCGAGGGATGAACTAATGATGAAACTGTTTCCACTTCAAATATCCCTGAAGGGCTTTCCTTTTCATTTATGTTTCAAGCAGATAGGCTTAAAGCTGACAAGATCATAGAAATCCATCGTGCCAGCCTCTCAAATTCGATTCAAGTTGTTATCAAACACATCCATGTGATGTGAGCTACATCTGCtttgcaaggaagtgcatccatatttgGGTCTGATGGGCATAGTTAAGCATTACGAATCAGAAACTACTACTAACATTTACGCATCTCTCTTGCGAAAAACGAGTAAAAGGCGATTTCATCAAATTTTAAGGATTTCAATCTCAAAACAAtacattttctctcttttttttaaagaACTTTGAAGCCATTCATTCCCCTTGTAATCTAGCAGTACGGGAGTAAACATTTTCAAAGTGCAGTTCGTCTTACCACACCACAGCGACCCGCACCCCCTCCCGCTCTGGCGCCGCACGCCCACCTCGGTCCGATCCACCGCGTCGCTGATGCCCTCCTCCACTCCGCCTCATTCCTCCTCCTCCACGCGTCGCCGGCGGGGCGAGTTCGCCGACGGGCGCGCACGTAGGCACAGGCCGGCCTCGGACGAGGCGCTCATTCCCTCCGCCGCTTCGGGGCGGCAACCCGATGGGAGAATCGGCGGAGAAGCTCATCGCAATACCAGGTCACAATCTAGTTAGTGTTTTCAAGCTAAAAGAATATAAAGACGGTACCTGTAAGGTATGAAAGTCGCAAACGTGTTTATCTTACCAGCACTGATGAACCTGCCTACTCAGTTACACTAgaagaacacccgtgcgttgcaacggggccacattaactttcaATTCCTCAATTCCTCACACACACTCTCATatatatcaagtgacattggcgaccttttttatcATCAATTCCTCACACACACTCTctgcctccctcttcctcactctctccccctctccctctctctctctctaacacacacatatccatcttattggctacgggaccataatccatctatttcacacacacaagctagtacataacaatatggattatgtgtattatatttgccaccacaaccgagggaattaatttcatgtaaatcggccagccacagctccaagaatacgcggaggaggtggcccgggtcggcgtcggcgccgtccgtcacgggccacgggcccgcttccaagcgCGTCTGCGCGTCGGCCACCCACGCCGTGTCCTTCAAGTGCCacttccaccgcaccaactcacaGGGTCACGGCCATggccagggccagggaagccgcccttctttgcccccttcaccggccgcggccaacgtggtgccgcggcacccggcctcgccgtcctcgtcctccagcaccgtcgcgacccagtgacgcagcccaagcatcggcctcgagaatcaagaacgctcgacaacgtAGAGGGAAGGaaagatcatatacatgtcataagaaagggagtttgtttactgctccctcgatgtattgtttcctttgtttggagattgattaccatccgtgagttaaggtaaggtttacgtgattgagcgattttttgaaaatcaattatttgttttctaattaatgtaactgagtgatttaaggtaaggttaattaatttagatttgatctttagagattgttcgtgattgattctacattactaaataacttgcgccaaTATGAAAAGTTCTGATCTGTTTAGATTTCTtttgttgtgtgagagggtgacgcgaaaataaaccgatgaagtgaggGGAGGgaacgaaaaaaatctacgaaaaaaaaccagcgaaggtgggaggaggtaccaaaaaaaaccATGGAAGGTGGGAGGAGACTACCAACTGTTTCCTTAGGAGTAGAAattattagagattagagattatttgtttcctgaaaatctattatttgtttcctaaagcaaattgcattaatgagagagatttcgtagatttggttaaggtaggaaagaatctattatttgtttgctaaagcaaattgcattaatgggagggatccgttgatttggctaaggtaggaaagaatctattatttgtttgctaaagcaaattgcattaatagaaaagatccgttgatttggctaaggtaggaaagaatccattatttgttttctaaagaaaattgcattaatgagagagatttgttgatttggctaaggtaggcggTTTTTGCGGTTCGTGGCGGCTTAGTGTGAGGTGGGACGAGGTACCAAAAAAacatgggaggtgggacgaaaaaaacctgggaggtgggagttgtccctggttaacctacgaaatttcgtagatttttttaggacgaaaaaaaaccatggaaggtgggactaaaaaaacctggaagcgagactaccaactgctcccttAGGAATAGAGATTTTTCTTATGTGTAGGAAGAAAAATAGAGCAATGTTGGATACACCATTGATAGGTAATTGAATTGCAGGTAGAAAGTATACCAATAATTTTACATATACATTTTGACCGAAGAAAATTATGCTTCCAAAAGGGTGGAAATTTGTTTCCAACAACAATCACTTGTACTTCCAATGTGAACAAAATCTGAATCACGTGTGGCTACTACACATATGGTATCCTTCAACCCGGCCAAATGCAAGACCGCTGGAGCACAGCCGACGTAGCACGCATGAGAGCATCGCTACCACGCAGCCACATTGAAAAGGGACCTCATGAGTCTATAGCATGCAACCCCAATTACAGGCTTCAACGAGCAGAGCACGACCATACCACTTCAAGCAGCAATACAAAATGTCTGACGAGGAGTAGCAGAGGAAACGAAGGTCTGCACACCGGCGAAATTACAGTGCCACACCGGCCAGATTGGGGATGCAGCGCGACGAACGGATCACAAGGAGCGTTGTGGGGGCATGAAGCACACATGCACATGCTTAGCCATCAAGGCGACATGGTGTGTGCGTTCTTGCCGGAGGACTTGCTGGTCGAACGTAGATGCGGTGGTGCGATAAGAGCGAGGTTGAAGCGAGGAGGATCCAGATGGCAGGTGTGGCAGAGAGGGTGGCGAGGTAGTTGATTAGGGTTTGATGGTGGATGTGAGGATGATTCGGAGGGGTTATATAGTACAGCCAGGTCTTGTTGGATGCATGGCTCCAAAACGATTGGTGAGATGCTAGTCTGACGAAAGCCATGTATTAGATGTCTCACAGGAATAGTTTTCCTTTAtatttatagccttaccatacctggattgatttattgccatataattaccatattcgaaatttcctgagttatgaccttaccatacctggatggAATTATTACTATAATAATCATATTTGAGATTTCTgagtttatagccttaccatacgtggattaattgtgattgattaccataaatacattGGGTGTTGCCGGTTAGACGAGAAAAGAGGAAAACCGGTGAGAgggtggtggtgggaggtgggacgaagaaaaaccagaCAAAAAAAAGCCAGACGAAAATAAATcgtggagactattcaccaactcagATTTCCTTCTCTTTCGCTGAACTCGGGAAATCCTTCCTGCATGTGACGCACGGCCTTAACCGCCCTGCAATCTCCACGATTATCTTCCCTACATACACGTGATTGTTTCCTTCTCATTTGTTAACAGATTGGCTAGCACCATTATATATCGGGAGCAAGAAAATCGTCGAGATATCGCTCCATTTTATTGAATTGATTGTGTCTGGTTACCTTAAGTTAATTGATTGCGTTTGGAAAGAATTGATTGTCATGCATGATTGCGTTTGGAAAGAATTGATTGTCATGCATGAATCGGGGACGTAAGGGGGGAAACGGAACCTGACTGCGTGCGGTGAATGGGGTGGGGTAGGGGTGGGGATGGTGTGATgaaaaaaaccggttgaaaaaaaaccatggtaggtgggacgaaaaaaaaccatggtaggtgggacgaaaaaaacctggaagcgagactaccaactgctccattaggagtagagatgatgCCCTTGCGCAAAAAAGAATGGAGTGGTGCTAGGGATGGTGAATAGATAAAACCTGGCATTTGGTAAGGACCCATTGACTGCAAATGGGCCTACAAAACTAAAAAGCATAGATAGGTACAACACACCCGCTCATCATAGTTAGGATGCATGCAGTTAACACCAAAACACATACAAACACACCGG
This genomic window contains:
- the LOC123161430 gene encoding desmethyl-deoxy-podophyllotoxin synthase → MENDAYYYLLALLPLLYLIRLYRASFGPRSHGLRLPPGPWQLPVIGSLHHLFGALPHRALRDLSRRHGPLMLLKFGENPVIIASSAEAAKEIMKVHDSNFCTRPMSSSVKVINELGRGIAFAPYGDHWRQMRKICYLELLSAKRISSFQPIREEEATRLIRSISSASQSEQVVNLSKMLAMYVTDTTVHAIMGGRFKEHDTLLRFVDEAVRLVGGFSLPDLFPSSRLALALSSTLRKAAVFPDSLMAFMDRVIGEHLERKSSDEPHQEDLMDVLLRIQGEDNLQFPLTMSNINAVTFDLFAGGSETATTTLQWAMAELMRNPSVMSRAQAEVRAAFMGQMKVFEEGLGELSYLQCVIKETLRLHTPGPLLMPRECQENCKILGYDVPKGTTVLVNAWAISRDPECWDEPEAFVPERFMSSVRDYKGNNFEFIPFGAGRRICPGMLFGIANIELALASLLFYFDWSLPDGILPSELDMTEAFGVTARKKVDLLLRPTAHVQLPR